In the Camarhynchus parvulus unplaced genomic scaffold, STF_HiC, whole genome shotgun sequence genome, AGTGGGGGGCACGAGGGCTGTCGTGGTCCCCAGGGCACCCCTgacgccccctccccagctcggGGGGAGCTCGTGGGCTGCTTCGGGCTGACGGAGCCCAACCACGGGAGCGACCCGGGGCGCATGGAGACGCGGGCACGGCACAACCCCAGCGCCGGCACCTACACCCTGCGCGGCTCCAAGACCTGGTGAGCCTCGGAGCTGGGGtgagggggacacggggggacccccagagctccccttGACCCTCCCCGGCCTGCCCAGGATCACCAACTCGCCCATAGCCGACCTGTGCGTGGTGTGGGCCCGCTGCGAGGAGGACGGGCGGGTCCGGGGCTTCCTGGTGGAGCGCGGGACCCCCGGGCTCAGCACCCCCAAAATCGAGGGCAAGTTCTCCCTGCGGGCCTCGACCACCGGGATGATCCTGCTGGACGACGTGGAGGTGCCCGAGGAGAACGTGCTGCCCAACGCCGAGGGGCTGGCGGTGAGGAGGGAGCCAGGGCATCCCCGGTGGGACAGGGGGTCCCGGTGGGACGGGGGGTCCCAGTGacaccccctgtcccccagggccCCTTTGGCTGCCTGACCCAGGCCCGTTATGGCATCGCCTGGGGCGCTCTGGGTGCCGCCGAGGCCTGCCTGGAGACGGTGCGGCAATACGTGCTGGACAGGTAacgggggctgggggcactCTGGGGGGTCCCGCcgccccccagcaccccccaaaCCTCagtgccccctgccctggcccgCAGGAAGCAGTTTGGGGGCCCGCTGGCCCGGAACCAGCTGGTGCAGAAGAAGCTGGCGGACATGGTGACGGAGATCACGCTGGGGCTGCACGCCTGCCTGCGGCTCGGCCGCCTCAAGGACGAGGGCAGGTGGGTGGCGCTGTCCCCAGGGGGGCCAGGGGGTCCCGGAGGGGGTCAGCGTGTCCCCGTCCGTGTCCCCGCAGGGCCGCCCCCGAGATGGTGTCCATGCTGAAGCGGAACTCGTGCGGGAAGGCGCTGGCCATCGCCAGGGACGCGCGGGACATGCTGGGGGGCAACGGCATCTGCGACGAGTTCCACGTGATCCGGCACCTCATGAACCTCGAGGCCGTCAACACCTACGAGGGTACGGCGGGGAGGGGGCACGGGGGTCccccaggggtttggggggtcctacTGAGGCGCGGTGATCCCCGCAGGCACCCACGACATCCACGCGCTGATCCTGGGCCGCGCCATCACCGGCATCCAGGCCTTTGCCCCGGCCAAGGGGACGTAGTGGGGACGTGGTGGCACCGGTGGCACCGGTGGGGACCGGCTCTGCTCCTCATGGCAAGGGATGTGAGGAGATGGCGGCGCTGACAGGACCCAGCGTCACCAACCGGACCCAGGTATCCCCAGAAGGGATCCAGTGGCACTGGCAGGAGCCGGTGTCACTGATGGGACCTTGTGTCACCAGCCAGGCCTCACGTCACCCACGGGACTCGGTGTCACCCGAAGCAACGCTCGTGGCACTGGCGGGACCCGGTGTCACCAAGCACAACTTGTGTCCTTGATGGGACCCAACGGCACCGAGCAAACCTCCCGTCACCAACGGGACTCGGTGTCACTGACAGGACTCGGTGTCACTTCAGGGGACCCCACTGGTGCTGGGTGCCGTGTCGGTGCCACCCCGGTGCCTTTGCCATCCCCGTGGCCAATAAACGGTGGGACAGCCCCTCCATGCCAGCCCTGCTCGTCAGTATTGATTAACCTGCCAGGGGGGCCCCAGCCCATCACAGCCCCCCCATCGAGCGTTTGGGTCGGCTTCAGCCCTTTATTTGTTCCAACCaccaacagcaacagcaacagcaaagccCTTTGGGGCCAAAACGCCCCTTTGGCCCGGCACAGCCGGGTGGGTTCGGGGGTCCCGCTCAGGTCTGGGGGTGCCCTCAGGCCTcgggctgcaggcagagctcctgaTACGCCGCCTCCACGGTGCAGCAGATGCGGCGCAGCTCCGCCTGCACCTCCTCCACGCGCTCCAGCACCTCGCCGAGCGCCTGCAGCCGCTCCTGGATCAGCCCGTTGTGCAAGCCGTAGCGGTGGAAGAGCcgctcctccagctgctccgCCAGCTCCGAGACCTGCCCGAGCGGGGGCCGCGGCTCGTCCCGGCGCTGGCACGGCCGCCGTCCCGGGCCGGGGGGCAGCTGCGCCCGCCCGCGCTGGCGCCGCTCCCGGCCTGGCCCGGCCGCCGCCAGCTGCGCCCCGGTAGCCGCAGCGCCGGTCGCGGCGGCCACCGGCGCCGGGTC is a window encoding:
- the GCDH gene encoding glutaryl-CoA dehydrogenase, mitochondrial translates to MALRLAARLSRPARSGVRWGGTGPPRAQVAAPFDWQDALGLEGLLSAEERLLRDTTRKYCQERLLPRVLHANRHEVFDREIVTELGELGLLGPTIQGYGCAGTTSVGYGLVTRELERVDSSYRSVLSVQSSLVMYPLWAYGTPAQRQRFLPRLARGELVGCFGLTEPNHGSDPGRMETRARHNPSAGTYTLRGSKTWITNSPIADLCVVWARCEEDGRVRGFLVERGTPGLSTPKIEGKFSLRASTTGMILLDDVEVPEENVLPNAEGLAGPFGCLTQARYGIAWGALGAAEACLETVRQYVLDRKQFGGPLARNQLVQKKLADMVTEITLGLHACLRLGRLKDEGRAAPEMVSMLKRNSCGKALAIARDARDMLGGNGICDEFHVIRHLMNLEAVNTYEGTHDIHALILGRAITGIQAFAPAKGT